In Erigeron canadensis isolate Cc75 chromosome 1, C_canadensis_v1, whole genome shotgun sequence, a single window of DNA contains:
- the LOC122584970 gene encoding berberine bridge enzyme-like 21 translates to MSLFALFSLALFFLCSCFCFTPSNGASDPIYESFLKCLPTQSPQPDPTISTIVYSHRSNSSAYTTVLQAYIKNSRLNTTSTPKPAVIITPTKESHVQATILCAKKLNIQIKIRSGGHDYEGISYISSEKNFIVLDMFNFQKVDVNIATETVVVQAGAQLGELYYRIWEKSNVHGFPAGVCPTVGVGGHLSGGGYGTMLRKYGLSVDHMIDARIVDVKGNILDRKSMGEDLFWAIRGGGGASFGVILSYTVKLVPVPKVNTVFRIMKTANENALELIYKWQLVSSTIDNDLFIRALLQPMTINNTKTVRASFVAHFLGDAERLVALMTNKFPELGLNKEDCIEISWIQSVLFWTNLDYNTTIPKILLNRHSDNPSFLKRKSDYVQTPISKSGLKSIFDKLSELGKVGFVFNPYGGRMNEVASHATPFPHRAGNLFKIQYSVNWNDADPKQATNYLNQTRVLYSFMTNYVSKNPRGAFLNYRDLDIGVMKGTGKSGYNSGKVYGEKYFMGNFDRLVKVKTVVDPDNFFRNEQSIPILFKKSTGNSRKMTTLV, encoded by the coding sequence ATGTCTTTATTTGCTCTTTTTTCACTTGCATTATTCTTTCtatgttcttgtttttgttttaccCCTTCGAATGGAGCTTCTGATCCAATATATGAATCTTTTCTAAAATGTCTTCCCACACAATCACCTCAACCAGACCCGACCATTTCCACCATAGTCTACAGTCACAGATCTAACTCGTCCGCTTACACCACCGTCTTACAAGCTTACATAAAAAACAGTCGTTTAAACACCACCTCCACACCTAAACCCGCCGTCATCATCACCCCGACCAAAGAATCCCACGTTCAAGCCACCATCCTATGTGCGAAGAAACTTAATATCCAAATTAAAATTCGTAGTGGTGGGCATGATTATGAAGGAATCTCATACATTTCATCCGAGAAAAACTTCATCGTACTTGACATGTTTAATTTCCAAAAGGTTGATGTTAACATAGCCACGGAAACAGTTGTTGTCCAAGCCGGGGCTCAATTGGGTGAATTGTATTACCGAATTTGGGAAAAGAGCAATGTGCATGGCTTCCCCGCTGGAGTATGTCCAACAGTCGGTGTTGGTGGCCATCTAAGCGGTGGTGGCTATGGTACCATGCTACGAAAATACGGGTTATCAGTGGATCACATGATCGATGCCCGGATTGTTGATGTTAAAGGCAATATTTTGGATCGAAAATCAATGGGCGAGGATCTTTTTTGGGCTATACGTGGGGGTGGGGGTGCTAGTTTTGGTGTTATATTATCTTACACCGTGAAACTTGTCCCTGTGCCAAAGGTTAATACGGTTTTTCGTATAATGAAAACCGCAAATGAGAATGCATTAGAACTTATTTACAAATGGCAGTTGGTTAGTTCAACCATCGACAATGATTTGTTTATCCGGGCTCTTTTACAACCGATGACCATAAATAACACAAAGACAGTCCGTGCTTCATTTGTAGCACATTTCTTAGGTGATGCTGAAAGATTAGTTGCTCTAATGACCAATAAATTCCCGGAATTGGGTCTAAACAAAGAAGATTGTATAGAAATAAGTTGGATTCAATCCGTgcttttctggacaaatctgGATTACAACACGACCATCCCCAAGATCCTCCTTAACCGCCACTCTGACAATCCTAGTTTCTTAAAACGAAAGTCAGACTACGTACAAACCCCGATATCTAAATCAGGGTTGAAGTCCATATTTGACAAGTTGTCTGAATTGGGTAAAgttggttttgtttttaatcCCTATGGTGGGAGAATGAATGAAGTTGCATCACATGCAACTCCATTCCCACACCGAGCTGGAAACTTGTTTAAGATCCAGTACTCGGTGAACTGGAATGATGCCGATCCAAAACAAGCAACAAATTACCTAAATCAAACTAGAGTTTTGTATAGCTTTATGACAAACTATGTGTCAAAGAATCCAAGAGGTGCATTCTTGAATTATAGAGATCTTGATATCGGTGTCATGAAGGGAACCGGCAAGAGTGGTTACAACTCCGGAAAGGTTTATGGGGAGAAGTATTTCATGGGTAACTTTGATAGATTGGTGAAGGTGAAAACTGTTGTTGATCCTGATAATTTTTTCAGGAATGAACAAAGTATTCCAATTCTTTTTAAAAAGAGTACAGGTAATTCAAGGAAAATGACGACACTAGTTTAG
- the LOC122592393 gene encoding sulfhydryl oxidase 2-like, producing the protein MFNLLLKLLLLFTALLILSSSALPTVELNRQILRAINHRRGSRDKSSNFVIDLNATNFDSVLKETPASYVIVEFYAHWCPACNNFKPHYEKVAKLFNGADAVHPGVLLMTRVHCANKINTKLCIKFSISHYPMLLWGPPSKFVGGHWNGKKEKSEIYPIEDSRTAEHLLAWINTKLESSYGFEDVKFENDKLLQSNVSDTGQIARAIYDVEEATSVAFDIILQHKMITLDTRATFIRFLQVMVAYHPSRRCRKGSAEILVNFDELYPSKVLSMDKDEPTNSTGLGALHTYPICGTQVPRGYWMFCHGSKNNTRGFSCGLWVLLHSLSVRVDDGESWHAFTAACDFIHNFFICEECRQHFYDMCMSVSSPFNTTRDFALWLWTTHNKVNERLMKTEASLGTGDPKFPKVIWPPKLLCPSCYATTKNQTETNVIVWDYNEVFKFLISYYGNMLVSRYKDKDTEIKSNVDQKSNMGSEDLVAPSSALVVPVGAAMAIAVASCLFGALAYVWRSQQKNQKPKRSWS; encoded by the exons ATGTTTAACCTATTGctaaaattattattactatttacgGCGCTGTTAATTCTTTCATCATCAGCTTTACCCACGGTAGAATTGAATCGTCAGATACTTCGTGCGATAAACCACCGCCGGGGGAGCAGGGACAAATCGTCGAATTTTGTTATTGATTTAAACGCCACTAATTTCGATTCTGTTCTTAAAGAAACACCCgcttcttatgttattgttgaGTTCTACGCTCACTG GTGCCCGGCGTGCAATAATTTTAAG CCGCACTATGAAAAAGTCGCAAAACTTTTTAATGGAGCCGATGCGGTTCATCCTGGAGTTTTATTAATGACAAGAGTTCACTGTGCCAATAAG ATAAATACTAAGCTTTGTATTAAGTTCTCTATATCTCATTACCCGATGCTCTTATGGGGCCCACCTTCTAAGTTCGTTGGTGGTCATTGgaatggaaagaaagaaaaaagcgAAATCTATCCTATCGAAGATTCGAGAACTGCTGAACACTTGTTGGCATGGATTAATACAAAATTGGAAAG CTCGTACGGTTTTGAAGATGTGAAATTTGAAAACGATAAGCTTCTTCAGTCAAATGTCTCGGACACTGGACAG ATTGCACGTGCTATATATGACGTTGAAGAAGCCACAAGTGTTGCATTTGACATCATTCTGCAACACAAG ATGATAACTTTGGATACTCGGGCCACATTCATAAGGTTCTTGCAAGTTATGGTGGCTTATCACCCTTCCAGGAG GTGCCGAAAGGGAAGTGCTGAAATACTTGTGAATTTTGATGAATTGTACCCTTCAAAAGTGTTGTCAATGGACAAAGATGAACCAACTAATAGCACTGGACTTGGTGCTCTGCATACCTATCCGATTTGTGGAACACAAGTTCCTCGTGGATATTgg ATGTTTTGTCATGGCAGCAAGAACAATACTAGGGGATTCAG TTGCGGGTTATGGGTTCTATTACATTCACTCTCGGTAAGAGTGGATGATGGAGAGAGCTGGCACGCATTTACAGCTGCGTGTGATTTTATCCACAACTTTTTCATCTGTGAAGAGTGTCGTCAACATTTCTATGACATGTGCATGAG TGTTTCTTCTCCATTCAACACTACGCGTGACTTTGCCCTCTGGCTATGGACCACGCACAACAAAGTCAATGAGAGACTAATGAAGACTGAAGCATCTCTTGGAACCGGTGATCCCAAATTTCCAAAAGTGATATGGCCTCCAAAACTGCTCTGTCCTTCTTGTTATGCTACCACCAAAAATCAAACGGAAACTAATGTTATCGTTTGGGATTATAATGAGGTGTTCAAGTTTTTAATCAGTTATTATGGGAACATGCTCGTGTCCCGCTACAAGGATAAAGATACGGAGATCAAAAGCAATGTTGATCAAAAAAGCAACATGGGTTCAGAAGATTTGG
- the LOC122586108 gene encoding berberine bridge enzyme-like 21, translating to MKTKINTSLSNMILSFVLTTLFFFSFSKGDMDPNSIYESFLDCLPLNSPESVGDLSAVVYSSTANTTAYTFVLEEYIKNRRFNTTSTPKPSVIITPKTESQVQAAVLCAKKVGVQIKIRSGGHDYEGISYISSEPDFIILDMFNFRDIDVDADAETAVVGAGAQLGELYYRIYEKSKVLGFPAGVCQTVGVGGHLSGGGYGTMLRKYGLSVDHVTDAKIVDVNGRVLDRKSMGEDLFWAIRGGGGGSFGVILSYTVKLVTVPEVNTVFRILKTEAENASELVYKWQSIMPTIDDDLFIRVLLQPVTVNKQKTGRASFIAHFLGDSDRLVKLLSEKFPELGLRKEDCIEVSWIESVLYWANFDLNTTKPEILLDRHSDNVNYGKRKSDYVQTPIPESGFRSIFAKLVELGKIGFVFNPYGGKMYEIADDATPFPHRAGNLYKIQYSVNWNDGDPELERDYLNQSRVMYEFMTPYVSKNPRGAFLNYRDLDIGVMTPGKNVYSEGEVYGEKYFMGNFERLVKIKTAVDPDNFFRNEQSIPTLPGKSSVSSNSYFVEAKKMMKIQLMLSWLCKILLS from the exons ATGAAAACcaaaataaatacatcattatCAAATATGATACTTTCCTTTGTACTCActactcttttctttttctctttttccaaAGGAGATATGGATCCTAATTCCATCTACGAATCATTTCTCGATTGTCTCCCACTGAACTCACCTGAGTCCGTGGGAGATTTGTCCGCGGTCGTGTACAGCTCAACAGCAAACACAACCGCGTACACATTTGTACTCGAAGAGTATATCAAAAACCGAAGGTTTAACACGACTTCAACGCCTAAACCTTCGGTTATCATAACCCCAAAAACCGAGTCTCAAGTCCAAGCCGCAGTCCTTTGCGCGAAAAAAGTTGGAGTGCAGATTAAGATCCGTAGTGGCGGACATGACTATGAAGGAATATCATATATTTCATCCGAGCCCGATTTTATCATACTCGATATGTTTAATTTTCGGGATATCGATGTTGACGCGGACGCCGAAACTGCTGTTGTCGGCGCCGGCGCGCAGTTAGGTGAACTTTATTATAGAATTTATGAAAAAAGTAAAGTTCTCGGGTTTCCTGCGGGCGTGTGTCAGACTGTTGGCGTGGGTGGGCATTTAAGTGGAGGCGGTTATGGTACTATGCTTCGAAAATATGGGTTGTCAGTTGATCATGTGACTGATGCGAAAATTGTTGATGTAAATGGTCGGGTTTTGGACCGGAAATCAATGGGTGAGGATCTTTTTTGGGCGATACGAGGCGGGGGCGGGGGTAGTTTTGGTGTTATTTTATCGTACACCGTGAAACTGGTCACGGTGCCAGAGGTTAATACTGTTTTTAGGATACTGAAAACGGAGGCAGAAAATGCCTCCGAGTTAGTTTATAAATGGCAGTCGATTATGCCGACTATTGATGATGATTTATTTATCCGGGTTTTGTTACAACCTGTTACGGTTAATAAACAGAAGACGGGTCGGGCTTCGTTTATTGCTCATTTTTTGGGTGATTCTGATAGATTGGTGAAGTTATTGAGTGAAAAATTCCCGGAGTTGGGTTTAAGAAAAGAAGATTGTATAGAAGTAAGCTGGATTGAATCCGTACTTTATTGGGCTAATTTCGATCTAAACACGACCAAGCCCGAGATTCTTCTAGACCGACATTCCGACAATGTGAACTATGGAAAACGAAAGTCGGACTATGTGCAAACCCCGATCCCAGAATCCGGGTTTAGATCAATATTTGCAAAACTAGTCGAATTGGGTAAAATCGGGTTTGTTTTCAACCCATATGGTGGGAAAATGTATGAGATTGCAGATGATGCAACACCGTTCCCTCATCGCGCGGGTAACCTTTACAAAATCCAATATTCGGTGAATTGGAATGACGGCGATCCTGAATTAGAAAGAGATTATTTAAACCAAAGTAGAGTTATGTACGAATTCATGACACCGTATGTATCCAAGAATCCAAGAGGCGCATTTTTGAACTACCGGGATCTTGACATTGGTGTCATGACACCCGGAAAGAACGTTTATAGTGAAGGCGAGGTTTATGGTGAAAAGTATTTCATGGGCAATTTCGAAAGATTGGTGAAGATAAAGACTGCGGTTGATCCAGATAATTTCTTTAGAAATGAACAAAGTATTCCGACTCTACCCGGAAAAAGCTCAG TTTCTTCAAATAGTTACTTTGTGGAAGCaaaaaagatgatgaagattcAACTTATGTTATCATGGTTGTGCAAGATCTTATTgagttga
- the LOC122584695 gene encoding berberine bridge enzyme-like 21 gives MSKEIMRSYTLVTLALFLNLFLFLCEANSNPNSIYESFLKCLPALSPQHDRNFSPIVYSPTANSSAYTTVLQAYIKNRRLNTTSTPKPAIIITPTKASHVQATVLCAKKLSVQIKIRSGGHDYEGISYLSSEKKFIVLDMFHFQKVDVNIANETAFVQAGAQLGELYYRIWEKSNVHGFPAGVGPTVGVGGHLSGGGYGTMLRKYGLSVDHVIDAQIVDVKGNILDRKSMGEDLFWAIRGGGGASFGVILSYTVKLVPVPKVNTIFRVMKTMDENALELVYKWQSVVPAIDNDLFIRVLLQPMTLNNTKTVRASFIAHFLGDSRRLVTLMNKSFPELGLRKEDCIEVSWIQSVLYWANLDYNATVPKILLDRHSDKVNFLKRKSDYVQTPISKSGLKSIFDKLSELGKAGFVFNPYGGRMNEVAVDATPFPHRAGNLFKIQYSVNWNDDDPKLEKNYTNQSKVLYSFMTNYVSKNPRGSFLNYRDLDIGVMKGTGKSGYNSGKVYGEKYFMSNFERLVKVKTVVDPDNFFRNEQSIPILHTKCKGKST, from the coding sequence ATGAGCAAAGAAATCATGCGTTCATATACTCTCGTTACACTTGCATTGTtcctaaatttgtttttatttttgtgtgaAGCTAATTCTAATCCAAATTCAATCTATGAATCTTTCCTCAAATGCCTTCCGGCACTGTCACCTCAACATGACCGAAACTTTTCTCCAATTGTGTATAGTCCCACTGCTAACTCGTCCGCCTACACCACCGTCCTACAAGCTTACATAAAAAACCGTCGTTTAAACACCACCTCCACCCCTAAACCCGCAATAATCATTACCCCAACCAAGGCATCCCATGTTCAAGCAACCGTTCTCTGTGCTAAGAAACTTAGTGTCCAAATAAAAATTCGTAGCGGTGGGCATGATTATGAAGGAATCTCGTATCTTTCATCCGAAAAGAAGTTCATTGTGCTTGACATGTTTCATTTCCAAAAGGTTGATGTTAACATCGCCAATGAAACCGCTTTTGTCCAAGCTGGAGCTCAGTTGGGTGAATTATATTACCGAATTTGGGAGAAGAGCAACGTTCATGGGTTTCCAGCCGGAGTGGGTCCCACTGTCGGGGTTGGTGGACATCTAAGCGGTGGTGGTTATGGCACCATGCTTAGAAAATACGGGTTATCAGTTGATCACGTAATTGATGCCCAAATTGTTGACGTGAAAGGCAATATCTTAGATAGGAAGTCAATGGGCGAGGATCTTTTTTGGGCTATACGCGGGGGAGGTGGTGCTAGTTTTGGTGTTATATTATCCTACACAGTAAAACTAGTCCCGGTTCCTAAAGTTAATACTATTTTTCGGGTAATGAAAACCATGGATGAAAATGCATTAGAGCTTGTGTATAAATGGCAATCGGTTGTTCCTGCAATCGACAATGATTTGTTTATCCGAGTTCtattacaaccaatgaccttgAACAACACAAAGACTGTCCGGGCCTCATTTATAGCACATTTCCTAGGTGATTCCCGAAGATTAGTTACTTTAATGAACAAAAGCTTCCCGGAATTAGGTTTAAGAAAAGAAGATTGCATTGAAGTAAGTTGGATTCAATCCGTGCTTTATTGGGCAAACTTGGATTACAACGCAACTGTCCCCAAGATCCTCCTAGACCGCCACTCTGACAAAGTTAACTTCTTAAAGCGTAAGTCAGACTATGTGCAGACCCCGATATCCAAATCTGGGTTGAAGTCCATATTCGACAAGTTGTCTGAATTGGGTAAAGCTGGTTTTGTTTTTAATCCCTATGGTGGGAGAATGAATGAAGTTGCAGTGGATGCAACTCCATTCCCTCACCGAGCTGGAAACTTGTTCAAGATCCAGTACTCGGTGAACTGGAACGATGATGATCCAAAACTAGAGAAAAATTACACGAATCAAAGTAAGGTTTTGTATAGCTTCATGACAAACTATGTATCGAAGAATCCAAGAGGTTCATTCTTGAACTATAGAGACTTGGATATCGGTGTCATGAAGGGAACCGGCAAGAGTGGTTACAATTCCGGAAAAGTTTACGGGGAGAAGTATTTCATGAGTAACTTTGAGAGATTGGTGAAGGTGAAAACTGTTGTTGATCCTGATAATTTTTTCAGGAATGAACAAAGTATACCTATTCTTCATACAAAATGCAAAGGAAAGtccacctag
- the LOC122586109 gene encoding uncharacterized protein LOC122586109 gives MGDHFVFLVDRLLTESTLEAAIESRNLLDPVVASSNEAVIDCCSSKKMVECRICQGDDFDFKMETPCSCSGTLKYAHRRCVQRWCNAKGDIICEICHQQFKPGYVAPPPIFRLGGIPANFRGHWPIARRDMIENPRIITIVSSDQNLLDQEYDEYADSTARSILCFRSAAVIFMILLFLRHMLPIFETGVGSYNLPVFLLQLLRTSAIIVPIYIILKAMTALFNRRYQLPSNASTPSSDEEASPLPLRSQQHTSRVN, from the exons ATGGGTGATCATTTTGTGTTTTTGGTTGACCGGTTACTCACTGAGTCAACTTTGGAGGCTGCAATTGAAAGCAGAAATCTTTTGGATCCAGTAGTAGCTTCATCTAATGAAGCAGTAATTGATTGTTGTTCAAGTAAAAAAATGGTTGAATGTAGGATATGTCAAGGTGATGACTTTGATTTCAAAATGGAGACACCTTGTTCTTGTTCTGGTACCTTGAAG TATGCTCATCGCAGATGTGTTCAAAGATGGTGCAATGCTAAGGGTGATATCATATGTGAAATATGCCACCAG CAATTCAAGCCGGGGTACGTAGCACCACCTCCAATATTCCGCCTAGGAGGCATTCCAGCTAATTTCAG GGGGCATTGGCCGATTGCCAGGAGGGATATGATTGAAAACCCTCGAATAATTACCATTGTTTCTTCAGATCAAAATTTGCTTGATCAAGAATATGATGAATATGCAGATTCCACGGCCAGAAGTATTCTATGTTTCCGTTCAGCTGCTGTCATT TTTATGATTCTCCTGTTTTTGCGGCACATGCTACCCATATTCGAAACTGGAGTGGGGAGTTACAATTTACCAGTGTTTTTG TTACAACTTCTACGAACTTCAGCAATCATTGTACCAATTTACATCATCCTAAAAGCCATGACTGCCTTGTTCAATAGGCGATACCAGCTG CCCTCTAATGCATCAACGCCATCTTCTGATGAAGAAGCCAGTCCATTGCCTTTGCGGAGTCAACAACACACCAGCCGTGTTAATTGA
- the LOC122592382 gene encoding berberine bridge enzyme-like 21, which yields MSFISSITFLSLVLFICACFSNTNGAGPPTRKSPAGPVPSTPKKPGPPGPFVPPKGPGSSDPNAIYKSFLECLPTKSPQPDPSFSSIVYSSTTNSSAYTKILQDRIRNLRYNAPSTPKPVIIVTPTKETHVQVTVVCAKQLGIQIKIRSGGHDYEAVSYSSSEKTFVMLDMFNLHKVEVNVAAETAVVQVGAQLGELYYRIWEKSKVHGFPAGACPTVGAGGHISAGGYGNMIRKYGLTVDHVIDAKIVNVNGTLLERKTMGEDLFWAIRGGGGSSFGVIISFTVKLVPVPKVTTVFRVEKTMDQNAIDTLVKWQSVMPTIDPDLFIRVLLQPISQNNKKTVRTTFMALFLGDSARLLGLMSKTLPELGLKKEDCMEVSWIQSTLYWANQDYNKTKPEFLLDPHSSVIKLLKRKSDYVQTAIPKQGLTAMFNKLMELDKVGLVFNSYGGKMSEVPANATPFPHRAGNLFKMQYSLNWEEKDPKVTESYLSQGKAMYEFMTTYVSKNPRSAFLAYRDLDIGVNSGDGFNSGKVYGEKYFKGNFERLVKVKTAVDPDNFFRNEQSIPAQGKKTKGKPI from the coding sequence ATGTCTTTTATATCTTCCATTACGTTTTTATCACTAGTTCTATTCATTTGTGCTTGTTTTTCTAATACAAATGGGGCCGGGCCTCCTACTCGGAAGAGTCCAGCAGGACCTGTACCCTCGACTCCAAAGAAACCAGGGCCTCCTGGACCCTTTGTCCCTCCCAAGGGACCAGGATCGTCAGATCCTAATGCGATCTATAAATCCTTCCTAGAATGTCTCCCAACAAAATCACCCCAACCCGACCCCTCATTTTCCTCCATTGTTTATAGTTCGACCACCAACTCGTCTGCATACACTAAAATACTACAAGATCGCATAAGAAACCTTCGTTACAACGCCCCCTCAACACCCAAACCCGTCATCATTGTGACTCCAACCAAAGAAACCCACGTGCAAGTGACAGTTGTATGTGCCAAGCAACTCGGTATCCAAATAAAGATTCGTAGCGGTGGACATGATTATGAAGCAGTCTCCTACTCCTCATCCGAAAAAACATTTGTCATGCTCGACATGTTCAATTTGCACAAAGTTGAAGTTAATGTCGCCGCTGAAACTGCTGTTGTCCAGGTTGGAGCTCAGTTAGGTGAGCTATATTACCGAATTTGGGAAAAGAGCAAGGTGCATGGGTTCCCCGCTGGAGCATGTCCGACAGTCGGTGCTGGTGGACATATAAGCGCAGGTGGTTATGGCAACATGATCCGAAAATATGGTTTAACAGTTGATCACGTAATAGATGCCAAAATTGTCAATGTTAATGGTACACTTCTCGAACGAAAAACAATGGGTGAAGATCTTTTTTGGGCCattcgtggtggtggtggtagtagTTTTGGTGTCATAATATCCTTCACCGTGAAACTAGTTCCAGTACCAAAAGTCACTACTGTTTTTCGGGTAGAGAAAACAATGGACCAAAATGCGATAGACACACTTGTTAAATGGCAGTCAGTAATGCCTACAATCGACCCTGATTTATTCATAAGAGTTCTGTTGCAACCCATttctcaaaataataaaaaaacagtCAGGACAACATTTATGGCCCTTTTCCTTGGTGATTCCGCAAGGTTACTAGGACTAATGAGCAAAACACTTCCCGAGTTGggtttaaaaaaagaagattgtatggaagttagttggaTTCAATCCACACTATACTGGGCCAACCAAGATTACAATAAAACGAAGCCAGAGTTCCTTCTTGATCCCCATAGTAGCGTCATTAAGCTCTTGAAACGAAAGTCTGATTATGTCCAAACAGCGATACCTAAACAAGGTTTGACTGCTATGTTCAATAAATTGATGGAACTCGATAAAGTTGGGCTTGTATTCAACTCATATGGTGGGAAGATGAGTGAAGTTCCCGCAAATGCAACTCCATTTCCTCATCGTGCAGGGAATTTGTTTAAGATGCAATATTCGTTGAATTGGGAGGAAAAAGATCCAAAAGTAACTGAGAGTTATTTAAGCCAAGGGAAGGCTATGTATGAGTTCATGACTACCTATGTATCCAAGAATCCAAGAAGTGCATTCTTGGCTTATAGGGATCTAGATATCGGTGTAAATTCTGGCGACGGATTTAACTCTGGGAAGGTTTACGGAGAGAAGTATTTTAAGGGAAACTTTGAGAGATTAGTGAAGGTAAAAACTGCTGTTGATCCTGATAATTTCTTTAGGAATGAACAAAGCATCCCAGCTCAAGGCAAAAAGACCAAAGGCAAGCCCATTTAA